The segment tgtaataaccgcacgaccccttgaggggtcctgaccaccagtttgagaacccctggggtagacactacctatgctgatgggatgGTTTCTCTCACAGATGTAGGTAATCTGCCTCTCctagaggtggtagctaggtcaatggaaaaattcttccattgacctcgtGTTGTCTACATTGGGGATAGGTTGGTGCATTTACGTCTCTCGGGGTGCGGATTTTACCTACTGccttttggggaggtggattacttataCCGATGGGAGAAGCCCTTGTCAGCCTAGGTCGTGTCACACTGAAGTGCtttagtggcacagctgcagtgttttaagtgtagacaattCCTTAGTTTTGGGTGCTCGTCTTGCGacatcttgggcctgattttctgtaGTTGAGCAGTCAGAATGCCAGTTGAGCCAGTTGGAGCAGTAGGCACTTAGcacctctgggctggggatggtgGAAAACAGACCCAGCATGTCTCAGGTTGGACACTCAAAATTTGAAGCACTCAGAGTTAGTTGCCACTTTTCAAAAATTTGGCCTTAATCTAGCTGAATCTCTATTTCCCTGGATGAAAAAGGGATCAATAGGTTAATTTAGCAGAGGTGAAACTTGAAAATACTCATGACAGCAGATGTCCATAATCATAGCTAGTTAGGTAGATATATTAAATCTCTTTTCCTCCTTGAATTTATACAATCctaataacaaaaacaaacaagtctTATTGAGATTTTGCACAAAGAGGGCCTTTTGAGATTTCACAAAGCCTCTGAAAAATTCAGGCTGCTAAAATTTTGAGGATGCAAGGTGAGGCATAACTCATAATGAATACTTGCACATATATATGTATCCCTTTCACCCACCACAACGCTTCATGTGAACAGAGCCTTTTATATGTGCTTTTCACACTCCTTAGAATGGGAAGCATACCTATATTTTTGTGTCCACCAAACACCCCCCTTCTTTTCTTTATGAGAAACAATGGAGCATTAAAAGTGACTTAGTGAGAGCAGATTGATGCAATGCAAACTGCCATAAGGCACTGTGCACAATAGGTTCCAACTtgctttaaatcttattaaatatGCAATTATGCTCAGACTAGGTTGGCATCTCTCCTAGCACCTAGCCCTTCTTTCTTCCGTTTCTGTTCCCTGTATAATTTAGTTTAATATTTTTACTATTATAGCTCTCTTTCTTTGGGCACAGCTTTTACCCTTCTAATAGTATTTACCGAAATTTCATATACATTTACTTTAATACAAAACTCAAACATTTGATAGAAAGGTTTGCATAAGAGGCATTTCTCCCTACTGTATTTAACAAAGGCATGGAAAAAGGTTTGTTACCTCCAAAAGGATTGTAGCTGGGTGGTTCTTTCCAAAAACACTTTTTCCAAGTAGCTATTTGCTTTTCTTGCAAATATCAGCAAGTAGAGTATCTCTGATTCACATTAACCATCAAAGCATAACTGTGGTTACTATAATCAGACTTGCTATTGTACCTGTATGCAAATACTTAGGTTACTGTATTTTCATCAGGAAAATTGTTTTCTCAGAAAGGTGCATCAGCACAGCCTTTTTCTGAGTGCTCCTTTTGAAATTTTCTGTTTCCATTTAGAGATTTTTAAgcacattttgtatttttttctggaTATCGGTGTCATGTAAATTGCTTTCTGTACATAACACAGGGCTTTTCCCTTGTAAGGAACATTTGTATCCTGATCCATGCTCTGGATTGGCCACCCTGAGAAGGAGAAATGAAGAACACTGATCACCATCTTAGTTAAGCCTGAGGTGCAACACGGAGAGAGTAAAGATCAAACCCCACCACATATGAACAAGCTCAAGCTACATCTTAGCACTGTTGTGGAAAATTATCCACACTGTTGATTTTGGCTCAgacagcctgaggctcctttattgatcaatcaaacatgcatgcatgggggagtcagccaaggcAGCCGAACCCCCGCGACAGATAAAATGCGAGATATTATAtaggataaaaccacaaaaattacatATACTTCCTTAAAAAGTTTTACATCCATATAAGGaataaagcaaaacaagttttcctgtttttcttagtTTTGCCGTTTGCGgtttcttgctctgtcacctgACATCTATTAATCATAATTTGTTACAAAGGTTAACTCTACTTTTATAATTTCTACAATTATttctgcttttatgacttctgtctatccttctcctccccccccccttctccttcctccaggccacacATACAGTTCACCTGACCCTACATACAGTTCACTTGAGCAAAGTTTAGGCCTTAGACTATTTTTCCTCCACAACACCAAGGAAGATATCTGTAGATATCAATTTAGAtctaagctagggtgaccagacgtcccgattttatcgggactgtcccgatatttacttgtttgtcctgtCCCGACCAACACGAATTATCCTGATATTTTGCTCCCCGGCGCACAGGCGGAGGGGGCTCgggcccccctgccctgactccaccctggccccaacccgactccgcccctccccccattggatccctccccacattcccacccTTGCCCTGTCCCCAGACCCggccctcactgccccattggatctctccccaaatccctgccctggccccgcctcttccccaagcacgccgcattcctcctcctcacccctccctcccaggcatgcactaatcagctgtatggcggcgcaagcactggagggaggggggagaagcaggatgcggcccccagctcaggggaggtggaagtggagcggaggcaagctggtgcagggggcagggtgtggagctgccggtgggtgctcagcccctaccaATTTTTCCTGTGCTCCGGTGGCtcttggttggttttttttttgctttctgcttttgttttttcctaCACCTCCagctcttggttttttttttttttgctctgccggcatcccctcctgcccccgcatcccgatatttcacatatctcgtctggtcaccctaatataaGTAAGATCAATCATGTGAACTAAAGACTCTGAGAAGGAATGAAAATCCTTTGGAAGAGCAACTTGAGGATGCTCAAATTGCTCCAATGCCCACTAGTGTGTGTgtgcgagtgtgtgtgtgtgtgactcatTGTTCCCCTAAAGTAGATACTAAACCCTTAAGTCTGTTGTTGAAGCTGTAAGGGATCTCTAGGTTAAATCAGTGTTGTTCTAAAGCTGCTATAAATCTAGAGTTTTAGAAATCACTGTGTGTGCCAGATTGCTAGAAGGTTACAGGCATTGTGTTAACGTGGTAAGGGAAATATATTAAACAAACCAAGTATAATGCAATCTTTTTGAATCACAACGTTTAATGGGAGAAAGAAGTAGCCAAAAGGGAAGCTACCAAGGAATCATTTTAAGAGTTGTACTTTAAAATCAAGGCAAAGTAACAGCCTCCGCTTTTTATCAGAACCTGAGCTAAATTACTCAAGTTAATGGGAATGAATTCTCCCATTAACCTTGCTGTAAAACCTTAAAAGGATCATTTTCTTTAGCTTGCtcatttaatttgatttaactTCCTAATTGTAGCAACTGGCAGGACAACAAATCAAACCACTGATTGTATTTCAGTTGTCGTATCAATTTGGCCATTCGTCGGTAAAGTagcactccgggggggtggggctgcacactccggcggatcaaagcaagttcgatataatgcggtttcacctataacgcggtaagattttttggctcctgaggacagtgttatatgggggtagaggtgtattgcctGATTCTTCCTATACCCCAGTATTTCcaaaacttgggacgccgcttgtatagggaaagcccctggcgggctgggccggtttgtttacctgccccatccgcgggttcggccgatcgcggctcccactggccgcagttcgccgctccaggccacgggggagctgctggaagctgcgCAGACTGAGGGACGTACTGGTTGCTGGCATTTCCCCCCTTCTTTATAAAAAAAGGGGATATAAATAATCCTGGGAATTACTGGCCAATTGGCCTTTTAAATTTGGTCTTTAAAATCTAAACCAGTTATTTTCAGGGGAGGTTAGGGGACTGTGCTGAGAGCTTTGATCTTTCTGTACAAGAACATCCAGCTTTAGGCATGGCTGTTCAACCAcagataaaaacaacaaggagtctggtggcacctttaaggtgccaccagactccttgttgtttttgtagatacagactaacacggctaccccctgatacttgacaaccaCAGATAATTGTTTCATGCTCACACATCTGATTTATAAATTTTGTTGCCTTAAGAGGAGAGTTTGATGTGACTGTTGATTTGAAATCTCCTTTTGATTCTTTGAGAGAAACTAAGGAAGGCTGGGATAGATCTTAGGTTACTTTATCTTTTGAGACCCCTTGGCTTACATGGTCAAATGGTGGCCAGGGTCAGGACAGGGTGGAAGGCACATTAACTGATCTCATTCCCATTACAATTGGCAACAAGGCAGTCTACTgccttttatttttactttttatatcAAGGAGGTTTTGGTGGTGTTAGAGGGGAAGCAGTATTTCCCTCCCAAAGTTTTTAACCGACCTGGGTGTGCAGATGATGTGGCCAGGTTGAAGATTTGCTGTGTTGCCTATTATTTTGTAACTTTTATTGCTGTTTGATAACTAAATGTTCCTTCCCAATCTTGGCTCAGAAGCCTTTTGCATCATTGACTCAAAAATTGGAATATTAGTTGTACAGCAATAATGTTTCTGTTGTATGGGCAGTTGCTCTATTTGCCTGATTAGcagcttaaaaaaaattgtgcaagGGATAGGCTCTTTATGGTCTAAATGGATCTGCTTATTCCTAActtctgtaattttatttttgtatgttgTTTTATggactgttttaaaaatgtaaattgaaTCTTGGACACTGGTGGTTAAATCCATGCATTTTAATTACTGCATTGTAATGATTTTAAAACTTGTATTGTTAAGTTATGGCTTATTGCTAAGATGCCATATTAATAAGAGAGATTTGATTCTCGGAAAGGTGTCAACACTGTCCTGAGTGTTCCTTTTGAGCTTATTTTATAATTCCATTTTGAGATATTTTTGGAAACATTCAAATTTTTTCTTATTTCCGGGTTCTTGCTCAGTTCTGTGCTCAGTTATAGTACAACTCATTGATGTAACTCATGATTACGGTATATAGATGATGCACACAATTTAATGATTGTGAGTCCTTGAAAACCCATCCTGCCTGTAGTGGGTTAGTGGTTGTCCCTCCCACTCTGGCTCAAAGAGAGGCCACTTGGCCTCACCGTGGGGGTCAGCCCAGTCGCAGGTGGAATTAGCAAATCAAGGGCTGTGATCTATGGGGCTCGGGCACAGGtcctcaggcagggcagagcagccaaCACCCTAGGGGGGCTCTGGCTCTCAGTCAGGGTGAACCAGCAAACAGGCCATTCAGCCTAAGGTGGGAAGAGGATGGGGTGGGTTTGGCAACAGGGGGTAGGGGCCCAGCCAAGGGTTATGACAGTGGCGGAGGGCTCCGCCACAGGGTCAGCAGGGATTCCACCGAAACACACTGAGCGAGCACTGACAGCAAAACCGGACTAAAGTCTAGTTtcactgggctacttcctaccacaaTCAAGGGAGGGGTTCTGGTGGCCAGGGATAGTGAGGGTAGTCAGCTGCTGGCAATCTCAGCAGCTCCTCTCCGGTCTCTTCTGGGGGTCGGGCGCTACCCAGCTCAGTCTCAGGGCCAATGGCCTACAGCAAGCAAGAGACATCGGTCTCCTTCCCTGGCTCTCGCTCAACTGAGCTGGGATCTGAAATTAGCTCATTTTTGCCATGGTGCAGATCAGATGAACAAGCCTGCCTGAAAGGCATTTCCTGATCATGTAGTTAGACAGAATAGAGGAGGATGCACTAAAATGAGGGACCCGGCAAGATATTCACATTCTGTATATAGTATAGTTTTCATTAAGGACCAAGTAGTAAAGTCATAGTTCATATTTTTTCCATTGAGTGTTTCATCCTGTAATAAATATAGTGATTTTTGTAAGTCTTTTGCATGGCTACTTAGCCTATAATTGTGATTGCTAAAGATAGTAACAGACCTATCTATTTTCCCTTACCTTGTGACTAACTATTCATAGTTATAAGGGAGAGGTAGGTTATAACTAGTATGTAATTAGGTTATTCTCTCCTAGTGCTGTTTTAACTAGTCCAGCGTAGTCTAACAGTGATCCACTCTCAAAACATGACCTGCCCATCAGGAAATCGCAAAGCATACCATTTTAGCCAGGGCTTTTTCAAAGTTCTTACTTGCTTAGCGATCATTCAGtaagacaaggtgggagagaaaatagcttttattggactaaatattctgttggtgagagagacaagctcttgagctgacagagctcttcttcaggtcctctcaccaacagaaggaggtccaataaaagatattatcccacccaccttgtctctctaatatcctgggactgacatggctacaacaacattgcagaCCATTCAGTAAGGCAGAAAAGAATCCAGTCCTACGTTAGGAAATCAGAGCATATTCAGTGCTGGATCTAGTATCATTGCCTAGGCAAGCTGCATTCTTGCTGCTAAGCTGGGCACAGTCAGGAGCTGTACCTTGGAAAGTGGAGAAGAGTGGAAAGAAGATGTCTCATGGCTATACAAGATGGTTGATGATGATCAGTAGTAGCCTCCTTGGCTCAGGAGCCCCTAAGCTTCTGTTGGTTAGCAATCAAATACAGTAATTTCACCTAAACTCAGGCTTTAGTCTCACACagttaaacaaaataaattattcagATTTGGTTCTCTTCTTTTTGTTTCTAGCCCACTGTGACTTCACAATGGGCTCCATTTCTCAAGCAATTAATGAACTGGGCCTTGATCTTTACAATGAACTGAACAAAAATGCTGCAGACAAAAACATCTTCTTCTCCCCTATGAGTATCTCTACTGGCCTGGTCATGGTCCTGTTGGGTGCCAGAGGTAACACTGCTACTCAGATGCAAGAGGTAAGTGTCAACAAAACACCTACATGCTTTTATATTTTACATGCTTTTTTCTGTTAAGGCAAACATTAAAAGTAATGACAAACGATGTGATAATTTTACAAAAAAGTGCATTTGCCGGGGATAATGCAGAATTAAGCAAAGAAACACGGTTTTCAAAATTGCTACATCATGATTTCTATCACCTGCCTGTAGTGTCTGACTAATGATATGATTAGGATTCAGCAGTGTAGAGGCAGGACTTAAGTCACATGGTGACATGGCAGTCTGCCACCATTCCCTTGCCACCATCTTGggctccattttaaaaataatgtttctaGTAGTTATGCTTGTCAAGAAATCCTTGAAACTGGAAATATAACCAGTGCAGAGATGTCTGCAGAAAGCCTGGAGCAATtgttctgagaggtgtgaactgtcccgTTCATTTTAGTGAGGTGTTAGCTCAGCTGCGCAAAGTTGACATTTTGGGGtctgattttctgaagtgctgaGCCCCACAGCTCcttttgaagtcaaagggagctgcagaAGGTCTacttctctgaaaatcaggcccttgaaTATAAACCTTACGTTTTTCACTGCTCATCAGAAAGTCAATTTAGTTTGCCACTGCCTCTTTATTTTTCCAAGTTTGAACACTGCGTACGACTCATCCTCGCAGAATGTCCTTCAAGCTTCCTGTCCACTAGTAAAGTTgtaagagctggtcagaaatcaggattttttttccctccatcaaaaaagttttccttttcatccaaaaaccaaaatgttttggccAAAAGCTGctgaaaaaccaaaaacatttggTCAAAATCTTCTGAAAGACTGGACAAAAGGCTGGACAAGATCAATGTTTCTCAGCCCTTTTGATACCAGGAatcagcttgctgccttcctaaactgtgtcacgGAGATTTCAAGAACTGGTGCCGGTCCATGGATAGGTTGTTGagaaatactggactagatgacctcttgaggtcccgtccagccctacatttctatgattggtATTCTTAGGTTACCATGTGCAGAACCTGACTGCTGCACACACACTTTCTCAGGGCAGATCTTGCTTCCTTTTCACCCACCCAATGGCCTTGACAGCTATACTGAATATGCTTATGTTAAAACCGGGATGGAGTTCCTATCTTCCCCCGAAAAGGGCTAATACCTCTTCTTCTTTCTGAATTCAAGTGTCAATCTCAAATTGAGATTCACACTtcgaacattttcaaaatgaaaatgttttcctgTTCAAAACGACTAATTTAGAAACAATCTACTTATAGTTAAAAAATGTAAAGTAGAAATTGAAGTGTTTCAAAAtcatcagaacaaaatgttttgattgacccaaaattattatttttttttttttgcttgttggTTCAAAAATTTTAGATTTAGACATTTTATCCCAATTTGGGACTGGAAAACTTCTCAAAAATCTCAAATATTTTGTCAGGACAGGAAAACTGTTCCCTGCTCAGCTGTAATTAGTATCTAGTGTAACAAACCTCTTAAGATAAGAATAAGCCTTTCTGTGGAATGCATTTATGCCACTTACAGCTGCAGTAATGTTACAATTTCAACCACAGGTTCTTCATTTGAATAGAGCTGCAGGAAGTGCAAATCTTGGAACTAGACCTGTCTCTGAAAGGGGGACAACAGAAGCTGAGCCAGAATATCTCAATGAAGGGCAATATCATCAACTTCCTCAATTCCCAAAGGTACCTCTTCTGAACAAGATAGAGTAGTGTTTTCATAGCTGTAAGGGGAGCTGCAGGCTGTGACAGCCATTAGAGGAGTCATGATCACAGGCAGGAGGCCACTCTAGTATATCAAGAAAATACTTGATCTGGAGGTCATGATTGATtgattaagggcccaatcctggagAAATCAATGGACACACACTCTATACTAAGAGCCAGGGGAGTaattcccctgcttgtgtacaattactcatgctagctctcagtggagctagcatgagtataactAGCAGTGTAGCCGCAGTAGTAGGGGTAGGGGCAGTGGAGGCACTGCTGAGTCATGCTGAGTACATGCCCACCAGTTTCAGGCAGACTTGTACTTGTTGCGGCTAGCTGTGCTACCATGGTTATGCTGCTATTTATATTCATGCTACCTCACACCGATAGAGATACTCAAACATCCATATAATGTAACTATCAGGCCTGTTTTTTAACTTTTATAcaaatttaacaaagagaaaatgaAGCATCTTTATTTCTACCTTGTTTGAAGCCTTCTCCTTCACGATGTGACTTGGTTGGAGGAATCCACACAGAATTCCAGACACTCCTTTCCCAACTGAAAAATCTCAACAAGAGCTATGTATTGAGTCTGGCCAACAGTCTGTTTGCACAAAAAGGGTATAATTTTCACCAGGTAAGTTACCGGTCTTTGTTACATGTGATAATTGAGTCAAAGATCACCTTTATACCAGAGATTCAGGGTTGCCAACTCAACAAGAATTTTTGGTGGGAGTTGGCTGCCTAACCCCTCTTTGTGGCCTTGGGAAATCTTCCTTCATGGTCAGGAGACTTTTCTCTTTGTTCAACTACATGTTAGTGGGCTGAATGCACCAGATGCTCAACGTAAGTAATAACAGTAACTTTCTATGTCTTATCTAATCCTTATTTTTACACTTATTGTAGGTAAGTAATTCTCCATGAAAAATCACCAATGTAATAAGGGTCCAGTTCATGATTGCACTATAAGGCAATTAGCTCTGTCCAAACGCTCAATGAATAAACTTCTAGTATTTGATGTCAGTGCCAAATTTTAGTTTCCCCATCAAATTCAGTCCTGAACAAATTGTAAAAGAGCATGGCTTTTTTTCTAATTGGCTTGAGTCACCCAGTTTCTTATGGAGGATCTGATTTATGGATTCTAACACTAATTAATGATCTTTATTTTACTGTACAGCAATATTTAGAATGCACTAAGGAATTATATGGAGCAATGCTGCAAACAGTTGATTTTGAAAGTGCTACGGAAGCAGCCAGACAGACGATAAATTCCTGGGTTGAAAGCAAGACACAAGGTAAGAAAGCACAGGTCCGATTGTCATTGGCTTTTCTCACTGTTTCAACATAAAAGAGCCAGGATTTGAAAGCAAAAGGTTTTCCatctcatgtgtgtgtgtgtgtgtgtgtgtgtgtgtgtgtgtgtgtgtgtgtgtaaaagttctcgtgtaaaatattttaaatttaaaaatgaatttgctATCACATTCTCATTTGTATAACATTGCCTTCATATCCTGGTTGATGGCAAGAATATGGGTCCACAGTGCTGGGGCAACAAATGGGGGCAACAGAAGCTGTGGGTGTAGCTGTGAGGTGGAGCAAAGCCAGGGAACAGGAGAAGACAGATCAAGAGTCTGATCGTGTGGGAAGCAGAGCCTACAGAGCAATGCCCAGGGCGTGGATGATGTCCTAACTGCCAGGGAGGGTCACATCATGAGTAACTTACATTTTCCGTTGCCATATCCTTTAAGAACCCAAACATGAGTAATGATCTCTTGCACACTGGCTTGAACAAAATATATGGCACGTTCCCTTTACCTAGGCTGCAATCTCACCTAGCCAAAGGTAATCAAGCTTTGAAATTTCAAGCTGAATGTGGACAGAATGGCTCAGGGGACTGGTTTTGAATGGTGGAGCTTTTTCTTTAAGTCATAGATTTGGCTTTGTCTCTGTAAACAAGTCAGTTGTGAATAAGAAGTTATCAGCGGAAGACTGTCCAATGACCCATGTGGAAAGAGTTGTTGTTTTCAGTCAGGTTCCTAGTATCAGAACCCGAGGTCCACATTTCAAAAGCAGCCTCACAATGCTGGAAATGCATGCTTGTACAGAGAACCAGCCCAAGGGCTGTGCACCAGTTAATTCCAACTTCAGGCCTCAGAATGGAAGTAAAAAACTACGCAGATTATTACCAATCCCCGGAGCCATACTGTCCATATATGACTAAAAAAATGCAACTGAAATGGTGCTGGCcccctgcacaggggtgaatgtcTATACCCTTGTTGAATGTGATGGGTTTAAGTGAACTATCTACTTAATCCTTCTAAATCAGGGCTGAGTCATATCAGTAGCAGTGCATAGAGAAGCTTACAATGCAGCTGGCTATTTCatccctgttctgtggataaacagaaagATTTAATTTGCAGAGCCACGCACTAGATGTTCCCCATGTTAAATTAAccttgcaaataaataaatattgatataTGAAAATTTAGTTAGATCCATCtgtctctaataataataatttacatgTAGCTTGTTTTTCTCTGTTTTAAGGTAAAATCAGGGAACTCTTTGTTCCTGGTATTATTGACCCAACCGCTGTGCTGGTGCTAGTGAATGCAATCTACTTCAAAGCAACCTGGGAATACAAGTTTGAAGAAAAACACACAATGCTAAGAG is part of the Chrysemys picta bellii isolate R12L10 chromosome 2, ASM1138683v2, whole genome shotgun sequence genome and harbors:
- the LOC101936371 gene encoding leukocyte elastase inhibitor, coding for MGSISQAINELGLDLYNELNKNAADKNIFFSPMSISTGLVMVLLGARGNTATQMQEVLHLNRAAGSANLGTRPVSERGTTEAEPEYLNEGQYHQLPQFPKPSPSRCDLVGGIHTEFQTLLSQLKNLNKSYVLSLANSLFAQKGYNFHQQYLECTKELYGAMLQTVDFESATEAARQTINSWVESKTQGKIRELFVPGIIDPTAVLVLVNAIYFKATWEYKFEEKHTMLRDFRINQNESKSVQMMYQKDRFKIAHIQEMNAQILMIPYAGKSLNMIILLPDDTTGLEQVERAMTYEKLTRWTSLESMRDREVEVYLPRFKLEDTFELNIPLQEMGMIDVFKESKADLSGMAPSRKLFLSKVVHKAYVEVNEEGTLAAAATGSVVVNRSHLSGDLFMADHPFLFFIQHNPTNTILFLGKLCSP